In a single window of the Neodiprion virginianus isolate iyNeoVirg1 chromosome 1, iyNeoVirg1.1, whole genome shotgun sequence genome:
- the LOC124305062 gene encoding DET1- and DDB1-associated protein 1, producing MSVAEFLKGLPSHDENNFANFHTDNGNRTCVKRPSVYLPTKDYPSEQIIVTEKTTILLRYLHQQWDKKSADKKRELLSGGGESQEEVTATRNKRPRLDLNNAL from the exons ATG tcTGTTGCGGAATTTCTCAAAGGATTGCCGTCACATGATGAAAACAACTTTGCTAATTTTCATACAGATAATGGAAATCGAACTTGTGTCAAGAGACCATCGGTGTATCTGCCTACTAAGGACTACCCATCCGAACAAA tCATTGTGACTGAGAAGACAACTATTCTCCTGAGGTATCTTCACCAACAGTGGGACAAAAAG AGTGCCGATAAAAAAAGAGAGCTCTTGTCCGGCGGTGGAGAGTCTCAAGAAGAAGTAACAGCGACGCGCAACAAGAGGCCAAGACTTGACTTGAACAACGCACTCTAA
- the LOC124305055 gene encoding putative sodium-coupled neutral amino acid transporter 7, whose protein sequence is MNYLRRDNERLIGNEIVLTTAPSANTESSQECTVGAGSLATIFLIVNATLGAGLLNFPQAFDKSGGVITSILVQLVFLIFITTAIIVLAHCSDSTNSSSLQDTLAGLCGPKSLTFCAICVVVYSFGCCITFLIVIGDQFDRVLATVYGTDFCHYWYLSRGFTSTLTCCILILPLCFSKRLDVLSYVSSLGCLAVIYVVWLIVYKSYIIIGEPSKPMKMWPIHWTEIFQVVPVVCFSYQCHMSVIPMYACMKDRKLGKFTVCAIVSMLVCFIAYTIAGIFGYSTFGIGKVPDDILQGYSDGGTFLTVAIVAIALKNVTTYPIILFCGREAFLGLCTEYIQSLFMSRVILSLVWVALNLVIAITVSDITPVINLMGSLSAAFIFIFPGICLLQNTLIKDPYLYLNKDKCIVIFSAFLLAVGAFVCGVVFVESIQDMVREKSTSSLVTGFRIGIRDSLCV, encoded by the exons ATGAACTACTTGAGAAGAGATAACGAGCGCCTGATCGGCAATGAAATTGTTCTCACAACGGCACCCAGCGCAAACACTGAATCTAGCCAAGAATGTACCGTAG gTGCAGGATCGTTGGCTACAATCTTTCTAATAGTCAACGCTACGCTGGGTGCTGGTCTGCTAAATTTTCCACAAGCATTTGATAAGAGTGGCGGTGTGATAACCTCTATATTAGTGCAGCTGgtctttctcatttttattacaactgCAATAATAGTTTTAGCACATTGTAGCGATAGCACTAATAGTTCGTCGCTACAGGATACTTTAGCTGGACTATGCGGACCTAAGTCATTAACATTCTGCGCTATTTGTGTAGTTGTTTATAGCTTTGGCTGCTGCATTACATTTCTAATCGTCATAGGGGATCAATTCGACAGAGTTTTGGCAACCGTATATGGCACCGATTTTTGCCACTATTg GTACCTTTCAAGAGGATTTACATCTACTCTAACCTGCTGTATCCTCATTCTTCCATTATGTTTCTCAAAAAGATTGGATGTGTTGAGCTATGTAAGTTCTCTTGGCTGTCTGGCAGTAATCTATGTTGTATGGTTGATAGTTTATAAAAGTTACATAATAATCGGCGAGCCCTCAAAGCCGATGAAAATGTGGCCCATCCATTGGACCGAAATATTCCAAGTGGTTCCTGTGGTATGCTTCAGTTATCAG TGCCACATGTCTGTGATACCTATGTATGCCTGCATGAAGGATCGAAAACTTGGGAAGTTCACTGTTTGTGCAATCGTCAGTATGCTAGTTTGTTTCATAGCATACACCATAGCTGGGATTTTTGGCTACTCGACATTTGGAATCGGAAAGGTACCCGATGACATTCTGCAGGGATACTCGGATGGTGGGACATTTTTGACAGTTGCAATTGTTGCGATCGCGCTTAAAAATGTTACAACTTACCCAATAATCTTATTTTGTGGCCGCGAAGCGTTCCTTGGCCTTTGCACCGAGTACATTCAGTCGCTTTTTATGTCCAGAGTAATTTTATCTCTGGTTTGGGTTGCCCTCAACTTAGTCATAGCTATCACGGTGTCTGATATTACACCAGTTATAAATTTGATGGGTTCCTTGTCAGCagctttcatttttattttcccagGAATTTGTCTGTTACAAAATACTCTAATAAAAGATCCATACTTGTACCTGAACAAAGATAAGTGTATTGTCATTTTCTCGGCATTTTTGTTAGCCGTAGGCGCGTTTGTTTGCGGCGTTGTCTTTGTAGAGTCCATACAGGATATGGTCAGGGAAAAATCAACCTCGTCACTTGTCACAGGTTTCAGAATCGGAATCAGAGATAGCTTGTGCGTTTGA
- the LOC124304984 gene encoding uncharacterized protein LOC124304984, producing MLTRNSAGSNQRRSSILKPPKSRQPFQDLDFNASSSETSPDSIKKRRVSFAEKKHVKEFCDHKEQGTIWDNTYEEADQNISKSMETTNENINSNNLDIENNKSVEIGMREMGSAFVCNEHESMHTDACTTMDQNNPIYSLTKVFSNSATDIQFTDVIACSRGNLNHLMSQTIFCNDVDLDTTEMVGGIEQTVSVRRAIDSQSTYTAIEKDIKKHESTMLFNDSDGEMKFTQVISGKNMQFSTPIKIVPHSEKVNIESPIENQTIIFDDSGMDLTLTKSHSNPGLDKENNMPINSKVTHNDEQHIKNNLESNCCMNEHEVARAINKTVFFDDFSCDITKAIGDVRHLLPVRNLSEDKMASRRMAPVSNECQTSCKTLLDKSVEYQLNNVPFMTKDIRILSKHCDQELKMSKKSEEDTAKLRDKTIFFNDIGCEMTEAIDTLRTGPDQNRNSSDTNDVQRVMKFELPVSKQHENMAKLRDKTIFFSDIGCEMTEAIDTLRTGPDQNRNSSDINDIQHIIPFELPMSEQHENNLMLQKFKRSDNLFSSSKPSSIESAPELVVENKDQTNSCDDSCMEFTTAITTAKNIEDDRDENLILEINHPALFNNCNIDTTQINPELHVEEQITHLGTDSISVEIETQEPQNEINRIPRESTRNIENNERCDSSENERAEHDAGIISSPSIALDNLSAEVNVKEQDLSFNTGIMSSEPQFSKKRKSDEGMEIMETSKSSDQMLLNKNSENGLVQHLVDNELVNTNNDSMSNMITPRSKRLKIASPNAEENCVFTKEYSVTKNLELQENTSFQVINAPPSRNTVMHESQSTISIDRTIGSNCVSDVADEKQKSSEEMTTTIPAPNFCEDPEILMISQNDDSKPAASLTQTKDVISGKEYSFIEAKGTDPYSDSDLEITELPHVCEEHKPASVECDKSSQSFLMPKKCLEYNDNCCFVMFSEELAKYAQRDNCIWEIRSLDTEKVIIDFISKSLVVIINLEANKELTAPYLITHIRIISLLPDSADDDISLVHNILLKKLDPEHLKLVHRTTQGILPLLDLISNKVKLLIDFMYEFDKLRDFHAITRSGNRISFQLHSYKVQLVIKVTVDLEPFEDIRPNDVTVECLLGNIKEKDIKQLITGVKKDHRFLTRWIDAVKEYIALVVEK from the exons AT GCTCACCCGAAATTCTGCTGGTAGTAACCAACGACGATCTTCG ATCCTTAAGCCACCAAAATCTCGACAGCCATTTCAAGATTTGGATTTCAATGCTTCATCATCCGAGACAAGTCCAGATAGTATAAAGAAGAGACGTGTAAGCTTTGCCGAAAAGAAGCACGTCAA AGAATTCTGTGACCACAAGGAGCAGGGTACAATTTGGGATAATACTTACGAAGAAGCTGATCAGAATATCTCAAAGTCGATGGAAACTACAAATGAGAATATAAACAGTAACAATCTGGATATAGAAAACAACAAAAGTGTAGAGATCGGAATGAGAGAAATGGGTTCTGCATTTGTTTGCAATGAACATGAGTCAATGCATACCGACGCATGTACAACCATGGATCAAAATAATCCAATCTATTCTTTGACCAAAGTATTTTCCAACTCAGCCACGGACATTCAATTTACCGATGTCATTGCCTGTAGTCGTGGAAATCTGAACCATTTAATGTCTCAAACAATATTTTGCAACGATGTTGATTTGGACACAACTGAGATGGTTGGTGGGATCGAGCAGACAGTTTCTGTCAGAAGAGCCATCGACTCTCAATCGACATATACAGCTATTGAGAAAGACATTAAAAAACATGAAAGTACCATGCTTTTTAATGACAGTGACGGCGAGATGAAGTTCACCCAAGTTATCAGTGGTAAAAATATGCAGTTTTCAACACCTATCAAGATAGTTCCACATTCAGAAAAGGTGAATATAGAATCTCCTATAGAAAATCAGACTATAATATTTGATGACTCAGGGATGGATCTGACTTTGACAAAATCACACTCAAATCCGGGCttagataaagaaaataatatgcCGATCAACTCCAAAGTTACTCATAATGATGAGCAACACATTAAGAATAATTTAGAAAGCAATTGTTGTATGAACGAACATGAAGTTGCTCGGGCCATCAACAagactgtatttttcgatgattttAGTTGCGACATAACAAAAGCTATCGGTGATGTAAGACACTTGTTGCCTGTCAGGAATTTATCTGAAGATAAGATGGCATCACGAAGAATGGCGCCTGTGTCTAATGAATGTCAGACTTCCTGTAAGACTTTACTGGACAAATCTGTTGAATATCAACTCAACAATGTACCTTTTATGACAAAAGACATCAGGATACTGTCAAAGCATTGTGATCAGGAGTTAAAAATGTCTAAAAAGTCTGAAGAAGATACGGCAAAATTAAGGGATAAAACTATTTTCTTTAATGACATTGGCTGCGAAATGACAGAGGCAATCGATACATTAAGAACTGGTCCAGATCAGAATAGAAATTCTAGCGATACAAATGATGTGCAGCGtgtcatgaaatttgaattgcCTGTGAGTAAACAACATGAAAATATGGCAAAATTAAGGGATAAAACTATTTTCTTTAGTGACATTGGCTGCGAAATGACAGAAGCAATCGATACATTGAGAACTGGTCCAGATCAGAATAGAAATTCTAGCGATATAAATGACATACAGCATATTATACCATTTGAATTGCCTATGAGTGAACaacatgaaaataatttaatgttaCAGAAATTTAAAAGATCTGACAATCTTTTTTCTAGCAGTAAGCCCAGCAGCATAGAATCTGCACCGGAATTAGTAGTTGAAAATAAGGATCAGACAAACTCATGCGATGACTCGTGTATGGAATTTACAACAGCAATTACTACAGCTAAAAACATAGAAGATGACAGAGATGAAAATCTTATATTGGAAATCAATCATCCTGCACTATTTAATAATTGCAATATTGATACTACCCAGATAAATCCGGAATTACATGTAGAAGAGCAAATCACGCATTTGGGCACTGATTCAATTTctgttgaaattgaaactcAAGAACCACAGAATGAAATAAACCGAATACCTAGAGAGAGCAcgagaaatattgaaaacaacGAACGCTGTGATTCCTCAGAGAACGAAAGAGCTGAACACGATGCTGGCATCATCAGCTCTCCGAGCATAGCTCTGGATAATCTTAGCGCCGAAGTGAATGTAAAAGAGCAAGATTTGTCGTTCAACACAGGCATCATGTCAAGTGAACCACAATTCAGTAAGAAGAGGAAGTCGGATGAGGGTATGGAAATTATGGAAACAAGCAAATCATCCGATCAAATGTTGCTAAACAAAAACTCTGAGAATGGCTTAGTACAGCATTTAGTTGATAACGAATTGGTCAATACAAATAACGACAGTATGTCTAATATGATTACTCCGAGGTCTAAACGGCTTAAGATAGCAAGTCCCAATGCTGAAGAAAACTGTGTATTCACCAAAGAATACTCTGTCACTAAAAACTTGGAGTTGCAGGAAAATACGAGTTTCCAAGTGATCAACGCACCTCCATCAAGAAATACAGTTATGCATGAATCACAAAGCACAATATCTATAGATAGAACAATCGGAAGCAATTGTGTTAGTGATGTTGCTGACGAAAAGCAAAAAAGCAGCGAAGAGATGACTACTACAATTCCTGCTCCAAATTTCTGTGAAGATCCTGAGATTTTGATGATTAGTCAGAATGACGATTCAAAACCTGCAGCTTCACTGACTCAGACTAAAGATGTCATCAGCGGGAAGGAATATTCTTTCATAGAAGCAAAAGGAACAGACCCATATTCCGATTCAGATTTGGAAATTACGGAGCTGCCGCATGTTTGTGAGGAACACAAACCAGCCTCAGTAGAGTGTGATAAAAGTTCGCAAAGTTTCTTGATGCCAAAGAAATGTTTGGAGTACAATGACAATTGTTGCTTTGTGATGTTCAGTGAAGAACTTGCGAAGTATGCTCAAAG AGATAATTGCATTTGGGAAATAAGGTCACTGGATACAGAAAAAGTCATAATCGACTTTATTTCAAAATCCCTCGTCGTCATAATAAATCTTGAAGCAAATAAAGAGTTGACTGCACCTTATCTAATTACACATATTAGAATAATTTCACTTCTCCCGG ATTCTGCAGATGATGATATTTCTCTGGTCCATAATATACTATTAAAAAAACTCGATCCTGAGCATTTGAAATTGGTACATCGAACAACGCAGGGTATTTTACCTTTGTTAGACTTGATTTCAAACAAAGTGAAATTACTGATAGATTTTATGTACGAGTTTGATAAGCTGCGGGATTTTCATGCGATAACAAGATCGGGAAATAG GATATCGTTTCAACTTCATAGCTACAAAGTACAACTGGTGATAAAAGTTACTGTAGATCTTGAGCCATTTGAAGATATTAGGCCAAATGACGTAACCGTGGAATGTCTTTTAGGTAACATAAA agaaaaagatatcAAGCAATTAATCACCGGTGTGAAAAAGGATCACAGATTCTTGACCAGATGGATCGACGCCGTTAAGGAGTATATCGCGTTAGTTGTCGAAAAATGA